One genomic region from Prevotella sp. Rep29 encodes:
- the murA gene encoding UDP-N-acetylglucosamine 1-carboxyvinyltransferase, whose translation MQSFIIEGGHRLKGEIVPQGAKNEALEVICATLLTDESVRIKNVPDILDVNNLIKLLKDMGVKVKKNAPSDYTFKASNLNLDYLQSDEFVKRCSSLRGSVLTIGPLLARFRRATVAKPGGDKIGRRRLDTHFLGFKSLGARFEHMEGRSVYEIKARQLKGCYMLLDEASVTGTANIVMASVMAKGTTTIYNAACEPYLQQLCKMLNRMGAKISGIGSNLLTIEGVEHLHKAEHEVLPDMIEVGSFIGLAAMVGDGIRIKNVSLQNLGIIPEAFRRLGVKMKVEGDDLYIPKQKHYTIDSFIDGTIMTLADAPWPGLTPDLISVLIVVATQARGSVLFHQKMFESRLFFTDKLIDMGAQIILCDPHRAVVVGHDQKKRLRAQRMSSPDIRAGIALLIAALSANGTSRIDNIAQIDRGYENIEKRLNALGANIQRVESKEVR comes from the coding sequence ATGCAGTCATTTATCATTGAGGGAGGTCACCGCCTGAAGGGTGAGATTGTTCCCCAGGGCGCAAAGAACGAAGCGTTGGAGGTGATTTGTGCAACGCTGTTGACTGACGAGTCGGTGCGTATCAAGAATGTTCCCGACATACTGGATGTAAACAATCTGATTAAACTGCTGAAAGACATGGGCGTGAAGGTGAAGAAAAATGCGCCAAGCGACTATACTTTCAAAGCCAGCAACTTGAATCTCGACTATCTGCAGAGCGACGAGTTCGTGAAACGTTGCTCTTCCCTGCGCGGCAGTGTGCTGACGATTGGTCCGCTGCTGGCGCGTTTTCGCAGGGCAACGGTGGCAAAACCCGGTGGTGACAAGATTGGTCGCCGCCGTCTGGACACCCATTTCCTCGGTTTCAAGTCACTGGGTGCACGGTTTGAACACATGGAAGGACGCAGTGTTTACGAAATCAAGGCACGCCAACTGAAAGGCTGCTACATGCTGCTTGACGAGGCTTCGGTGACGGGCACGGCAAATATCGTGATGGCTTCGGTGATGGCGAAGGGCACGACAACAATCTACAACGCTGCCTGCGAACCCTATTTGCAGCAGCTCTGCAAGATGCTCAACCGCATGGGAGCGAAGATATCAGGCATCGGCAGCAACCTATTGACCATCGAGGGGGTGGAGCATTTGCACAAAGCCGAGCATGAAGTGCTCCCCGACATGATTGAGGTGGGCTCGTTTATCGGCTTGGCAGCAATGGTAGGCGACGGCATCCGCATCAAGAACGTTTCGCTGCAGAATCTCGGCATCATTCCTGAAGCATTCCGCCGACTGGGCGTGAAGATGAAGGTAGAGGGTGATGACCTTTATATTCCGAAGCAAAAGCACTACACGATAGACTCGTTCATCGACGGAACGATTATGACATTGGCTGATGCGCCGTGGCCCGGTCTGACACCCGACTTGATTTCGGTGCTCATCGTCGTAGCGACACAGGCTCGCGGCAGCGTACTCTTCCATCAGAAAATGTTCGAGAGCCGCCTGTTCTTCACCGACAAGTTGATTGACATGGGTGCCCAGATTATCCTCTGTGACCCACACCGGGCAGTGGTCGTAGGGCACGACCAGAAGAAGCGACTTCGTGCACAGCGCATGTCAAGTCCCGACATCCGTGCGGGAATCGCACTGCTGATTGCTGCCCTGAGCGCCAACGGCACCAGCCGCATCGACAACATCGCACAGATTGATCGCGGTTATGAGAACATTGAGAAGCGACTGAACGCTCTCGGTGCAAACATCCAGCGTGTAGAAAGCAAGGAGGTCAGATGA
- the rimM gene encoding ribosome maturation factor RimM (Essential for efficient processing of 16S rRNA) has protein sequence MITHEQVYRIGRIGKPHGVKGEVSLQFSDDVFDRVDADYLVLETDGILVPFFMEEYRFRNDSAALVKFEGIDTQERARELTHCDVYFPYSLSDGNEQQFSWNEIVGFSLIDADTQQPVGEITAIDDSTINILFHVERDGEEILIPASDELIQSVSMDQREIEITLPDGILDL, from the coding sequence ATGATTACACACGAGCAGGTATATCGCATCGGACGCATCGGAAAACCGCACGGAGTGAAGGGAGAGGTCTCGCTTCAGTTCAGCGACGACGTGTTCGACCGCGTGGATGCCGACTATCTCGTGCTCGAGACGGACGGAATACTCGTGCCGTTTTTCATGGAAGAATACCGGTTCCGAAACGATTCCGCCGCACTCGTCAAGTTTGAAGGTATCGACACACAGGAACGGGCTCGCGAACTGACACACTGCGACGTTTATTTCCCTTACAGCCTGAGCGACGGCAACGAACAGCAATTCAGCTGGAACGAGATTGTCGGCTTCAGCCTCATTGATGCAGACACACAACAACCGGTAGGGGAAATCACCGCAATAGACGATTCAACCATCAACATACTCTTCCACGTGGAGAGAGACGGCGAGGAGATTCTCATTCCCGCATCCGACGAACTGATTCAGAGCGTCAGCATGGACCAGCGGGAGATAGAAATCACACTGCCCGACGGCATTTTAGATTTATAA
- a CDS encoding 1-deoxy-D-xylulose-5-phosphate reductoisomerase: protein MKQQICILGSTGSIGTQALDVIESHSDRYEVYALTANNRVELLAEQAHKFHPAAVVIANEQHYDRLKELLADEPDIKIYAGKQALDEIVEADPIDMVLTAMVGFAGLPPTIRAIKAHKKICLANKETLVVAGELICQLAIENHAPIIPVDSEHSAIFQSLVGEGDNEIEKILLTASGGPFRTFTHEQMEHVKAKDALRHPTWDMGAKITIDSATMMNKGFEVIEAKWLFDVPADKIQVLVHPQSIVHSAVQFRDGAVKAQLGIPDMHLPILYAFSFPERLTLSQPRLDLFKTPLEFFEPDLQRFRCLQLAFDAIHKGGNVPCVLNAANEIVNRAFLEDRCGFHEMSDIIARTMQRVAFIKNPTYEDYLATDAEARKVAGEYVSQASM, encoded by the coding sequence ATGAAACAACAGATATGCATACTCGGTTCGACCGGCTCTATCGGCACACAGGCACTCGACGTGATTGAATCACACAGCGACCGCTACGAGGTGTATGCACTCACGGCAAACAACCGTGTGGAACTGCTGGCTGAGCAGGCACACAAATTCCATCCTGCCGCCGTCGTCATAGCCAACGAACAGCATTACGACCGGCTGAAGGAACTGCTTGCCGACGAACCGGACATCAAGATATATGCAGGGAAACAGGCGCTCGACGAAATCGTGGAGGCCGACCCCATCGACATGGTGCTCACCGCCATGGTGGGATTTGCAGGGCTCCCGCCGACCATCAGAGCCATCAAGGCACACAAGAAAATCTGCCTGGCAAACAAAGAGACGCTGGTCGTGGCGGGCGAACTCATCTGCCAACTAGCAATAGAGAACCACGCACCCATCATCCCCGTTGACAGCGAACACTCTGCCATCTTCCAAAGCCTCGTCGGAGAGGGCGACAACGAGATAGAGAAGATTCTGCTCACCGCCTCGGGAGGTCCGTTCCGCACATTCACGCACGAGCAGATGGAACACGTGAAAGCCAAAGACGCACTGCGCCACCCCACATGGGACATGGGCGCAAAAATCACGATTGACAGCGCCACGATGATGAACAAGGGCTTCGAAGTGATTGAGGCGAAGTGGCTGTTCGACGTTCCGGCAGACAAAATCCAGGTGCTCGTCCATCCGCAGAGCATCGTACACAGCGCCGTGCAGTTCCGCGACGGAGCAGTGAAAGCACAGCTGGGCATCCCCGACATGCACCTCCCCATCCTGTACGCCTTCTCCTTCCCCGAGCGACTCACACTCTCGCAGCCACGCCTCGACCTGTTCAAGACCCCGTTGGAGTTCTTCGAGCCCGACCTGCAGCGCTTCCGTTGCCTGCAACTGGCTTTCGACGCCATACACAAGGGGGGAAACGTGCCGTGCGTGCTCAACGCTGCCAACGAGATTGTGAACAGGGCATTCCTCGAAGACCGCTGCGGATTCCATGAAATGAGCGACATCATCGCGCGCACCATGCAGCGCGTCGCCTTCATCAAAAATCCCACGTATGAAGACTATCTCGCAACCGACGCGGAGGCGCGGAAGGTTGCCGGCGAATACGTCTCACAGGCAAGCATGTAG
- the rseP gene encoding RIP metalloprotease RseP — protein MEVFLIRLLQFMLSISILVLLHEGGHFFFSKLFGVRVEKFYLFFDPSIWKWDGSLFKWKPKKSDTTYGIGWLPLGGYCKISGMIDESFDTEQMKQPPQPWEFRTKPAWQRLLIMIGGVLVNFLLALFIYSMVLFYWGDSYIQTKDMTMGMKFNTEAKKLGFKDGDILLGTEKKAFTKFDIDLYRQLSDAKRVDIIRDGKQMAVNLPGELNLLDMIQSEPSFVRPLIPADIDTVMPNTPAAKLGMKKGDKILAINGKSIDSWNEFTNEIGRLEDMMSVAKSSRDSMNIRTATIVYQRTGHEAADTMKTILSEDLRLGVGQSNLYDYYQETKLSFGFFESFPAGIKYGINVLRGYVDDLKYVFTADGAKSLGGFGAIGSLFPATWDWMMFWRMTAFLSIILAFMNILPIPALDGGHVIFLLYEIITRRPPSEKFMIRAEYVGFAILVLLMVVANLNDVLRWIGVM, from the coding sequence ATGGAAGTATTTCTTATCAGACTATTACAATTCATGTTGTCCATCTCAATCCTTGTGCTGCTGCACGAGGGCGGACACTTCTTCTTCTCAAAACTCTTCGGAGTGCGCGTTGAGAAGTTCTACCTCTTCTTCGACCCCAGCATCTGGAAATGGGACGGCAGCCTGTTTAAGTGGAAACCGAAGAAAAGCGACACCACATACGGCATAGGATGGCTCCCACTGGGCGGATACTGCAAGATTTCAGGCATGATAGACGAGTCGTTCGACACCGAACAGATGAAACAACCGCCGCAGCCATGGGAGTTCCGCACGAAACCGGCATGGCAACGGCTGCTCATCATGATTGGAGGAGTGCTCGTCAACTTCCTCCTCGCACTGTTCATCTACTCGATGGTGCTCTTCTACTGGGGCGACTCGTACATCCAGACGAAGGACATGACGATGGGCATGAAGTTCAACACCGAAGCCAAGAAACTGGGATTCAAAGACGGCGACATCCTGCTGGGCACTGAAAAGAAAGCGTTCACCAAGTTCGACATCGACCTCTACCGCCAGCTCAGCGACGCCAAACGCGTTGACATCATCCGCGACGGGAAGCAGATGGCTGTCAACCTGCCGGGCGAACTCAACCTGCTCGACATGATTCAGAGCGAACCGTCGTTCGTGAGACCGCTCATCCCGGCAGACATCGACACCGTCATGCCCAACACGCCAGCCGCAAAACTGGGAATGAAGAAGGGCGACAAGATTCTCGCCATCAACGGAAAGAGCATTGACTCGTGGAACGAATTCACCAACGAAATCGGCAGACTCGAAGACATGATGTCAGTAGCGAAGAGCAGCCGCGACAGCATGAACATACGCACCGCCACCATCGTCTATCAACGCACGGGACACGAGGCGGCTGACACGATGAAGACCATCCTATCGGAAGACCTCCGGCTGGGTGTAGGACAAAGCAATCTCTACGACTACTACCAAGAGACCAAACTGTCGTTCGGATTCTTCGAGAGCTTCCCCGCAGGCATCAAATACGGCATCAACGTGCTGCGAGGCTATGTGGACGACCTGAAATATGTGTTCACCGCCGACGGAGCGAAATCGCTCGGAGGATTCGGAGCCATCGGAAGCCTCTTCCCCGCCACATGGGACTGGATGATGTTCTGGCGCATGACAGCCTTCCTCAGCATCATCCTCGCCTTCATGAACATCCTACCCATCCCGGCATTGGACGGCGGACACGTGATATTCCTGCTCTACGAAATCATCACCCGCCGACCGCCCAGCGAGAAATTCATGATACGCGCCGAATATGTCGGCTTCGCCATCCTCGTCCTGCTGATGGTCGTCGCCAACCTGAACGACGTGCTGAGGTGGATAGGCGTCATGTAG
- a CDS encoding mannose-1-phosphate guanylyltransferase, protein METNSSGKNFCVILAGGKGRRLWPCSREKMPKQFMDFFGTGRTQLQQTFDRFSKIIPPERIYVSTNQVYAHYVEEQLPELPVENILAEPIYRNTAPSVAWACYRIYHHDKDANIIVSPSDQAVFNEEAFHENVLNCFDFVKKNDCLLTMGVKPTRPEPGYGYIQLGEPTELADLYKVKSFTEKPERDFARMFMESGEFYWNTGIFLTKVSYLLYCFRQILPLVLNPEDVFTMEDELAFVKENFSRYPNLSIDYGILEKSDNVYVFRCDFGWADLGTWHSIYEAMSKGDGDNVVLDSEVIFEDSRDNIVKLPHGRVAIINGLDGYIVAEEDNVLLICKKGDSSALVRKYGSEARMRYGDDFV, encoded by the coding sequence ATGGAAACAAATAGCAGCGGGAAAAATTTCTGCGTGATTCTGGCTGGTGGAAAGGGTCGCAGGCTATGGCCCTGCAGCCGTGAGAAGATGCCCAAGCAGTTCATGGATTTCTTCGGAACGGGGCGCACGCAGCTGCAACAGACGTTCGACCGTTTCTCTAAAATCATACCTCCCGAGCGTATTTATGTGAGCACGAATCAGGTTTATGCGCACTATGTGGAGGAGCAGCTGCCGGAGTTGCCGGTGGAAAACATCTTGGCAGAGCCGATTTATCGAAATACGGCGCCGAGTGTGGCGTGGGCATGTTATCGTATTTATCACCACGACAAGGATGCTAACATCATCGTTTCTCCGTCGGACCAGGCTGTGTTCAACGAAGAGGCTTTTCATGAGAATGTGTTGAACTGTTTTGACTTCGTGAAGAAGAACGACTGCCTGTTGACGATGGGCGTGAAGCCCACGCGTCCGGAGCCTGGATATGGGTACATTCAGCTGGGCGAACCTACGGAATTGGCGGACTTGTATAAGGTGAAGTCGTTCACGGAGAAGCCCGAGCGCGATTTTGCGCGGATGTTCATGGAGAGCGGCGAGTTTTATTGGAATACGGGTATCTTCCTGACAAAGGTGAGTTATCTGTTGTATTGTTTTCGGCAGATATTGCCGCTGGTGCTCAATCCGGAGGATGTCTTTACGATGGAGGACGAGTTGGCGTTTGTGAAGGAGAACTTCTCGCGCTATCCGAACCTCTCTATCGACTACGGCATTTTGGAGAAGTCCGACAACGTGTATGTCTTCCGTTGCGACTTCGGCTGGGCTGACCTCGGCACTTGGCACTCCATCTACGAGGCGATGAGCAAGGGTGACGGTGACAATGTGGTGCTCGATTCGGAGGTCATCTTTGAAGACAGTCGCGACAACATCGTGAAGTTGCCTCATGGGCGTGTGGCAATCATCAATGGGCTGGACGGCTATATCGTGGCAGAGGAGGACAATGTGCTGCTCATCTGCAAGAAGGGCGACTCGTCGGCGCTTGTGCGCAAGTATGGCAGTGAGGCGCGGATGCGCTACGGTGACGATTTCGTGTGA
- a CDS encoding AbiH family protein, whose protein sequence is MNRLVIIGNGFDIAHGLKTSYMDFINWYWEKRLNALLIEKTPTSEDCLCKLEITNTKDCSSWLNFFFFNSYRDLITRDWKFPPPEIINAIRENTDDFRVSCSRFFETILQSIEARGWVDIENDYYNLLKRCIEDADCGYTVKELNEQLAFIQEKLVEYLHTISSNQYIKELHDAMITFFDPADFSTEGRKKALDNIGLDIKSYEEVESDFEERNKLRPERIMLLSFNYTATAKNYNNFNIEHNFIHGDLEHPENIIFGYGDELDRHYQDILERNDNELLKNVKSVKYLETRHYHDMLEFLMAAPFQVLIMGHSCGNSDRTLLNTVFEHENCVSIKSFYHKWANGSDNYLELVQNISRNFTNMRMFRDRVVNKEQCKTM, encoded by the coding sequence ATGAACAGACTTGTCATCATAGGAAATGGATTCGACATAGCACATGGACTCAAAACCAGTTATATGGATTTCATTAACTGGTATTGGGAAAAGAGGTTGAATGCCCTTTTGATAGAGAAGACTCCAACCTCTGAAGATTGCTTATGTAAGTTGGAAATAACGAATACAAAAGATTGTTCAAGTTGGTTAAATTTCTTCTTTTTCAATTCTTATAGGGACTTGATAACTAGAGATTGGAAGTTTCCACCTCCAGAGATAATAAATGCTATCAGGGAAAATACTGATGACTTTCGTGTATCATGTTCCAGATTCTTTGAGACAATCCTGCAATCAATAGAAGCAAGAGGTTGGGTTGATATTGAAAACGACTACTATAACCTTTTGAAGAGGTGTATAGAAGATGCTGACTGTGGCTATACCGTGAAGGAACTAAACGAACAACTGGCTTTCATACAGGAAAAGTTGGTAGAATACCTTCATACCATCAGCTCAAACCAATACATCAAAGAGCTACATGATGCCATGATAACGTTCTTCGACCCAGCTGATTTCTCAACGGAAGGTAGAAAGAAAGCATTGGATAACATCGGGCTTGACATTAAGAGCTATGAAGAGGTGGAGTCTGATTTTGAGGAACGGAACAAGCTGAGACCTGAGCGTATCATGCTTCTGAGCTTCAATTATACGGCAACCGCCAAGAATTACAACAACTTCAACATTGAACACAACTTCATTCATGGCGACCTCGAACACCCGGAGAATATCATCTTCGGCTATGGAGATGAATTGGATAGGCACTATCAAGACATTCTCGAAAGGAACGACAATGAATTGTTGAAGAATGTCAAATCTGTGAAATATCTGGAAACAAGGCATTACCATGATATGCTGGAGTTCCTGATGGCAGCTCCATTCCAGGTGCTGATAATGGGGCACTCATGCGGCAATTCTGATAGGACTTTGCTCAACACCGTCTTTGAGCATGAGAACTGCGTTTCTATAAAGTCCTTCTATCACAAATGGGCAAATGGTAGTGACAACTATCTGGAACTTGTACAGAATATCTCACGCAACTTCACCAACATGCGGATGTTCCGGGACAGGGTTGTGAATAAGGAGCAATGCAAAACAATGTAA